From Pseudonocardia autotrophica, one genomic window encodes:
- a CDS encoding MFS transporter, whose amino-acid sequence MTTSPPRTGLLAVVLGLLFGLAGMSTSGVTVALPQLAADLDVTTAASTWMVTGYTVALAVATPVHGRLADTVGIRGPLCAGIALLGLGALTAALAPNFGLLMAARVVQGLGAASVPVLAAALLSARLPADRRGRALGRLAGTSALLSALGPLVGGALTTAGGWRAAVALPAIGLLAVPYLWRRSAVRGDGIRPDLVGAVIVATAVTGLVLLVQSPSAGTAAAVVGAVLLALGVPATAAWVRRRPDGFLPRAVIRNRAVVRSAVCAAIIPAAWFALLLGIPLELAERGWTPLATGLVLVPSAVVALACPSLSALLQSTIGARRTLTAACVTTTVGLLVAVAGVTWHLPWVLAIAPMLVTLAFGTGQPSMIAAVGDAVPDDRRSGAIGVATLCFLTGAGIGAATIGGFAPVVGLPLALVLLAVVALLMSAVAGYARST is encoded by the coding sequence GTGACGACATCCCCACCCCGCACCGGACTGCTCGCGGTGGTGCTGGGACTGCTGTTCGGGCTGGCCGGGATGTCCACCTCCGGGGTGACCGTCGCGCTCCCGCAGCTGGCGGCCGACCTGGATGTGACGACGGCGGCCTCGACCTGGATGGTCACCGGGTACACGGTCGCGCTCGCCGTGGCCACGCCGGTGCACGGGCGTCTCGCCGACACCGTCGGCATCCGCGGCCCGCTCTGCGCCGGCATCGCGTTGCTGGGGCTCGGAGCGCTGACCGCTGCGCTGGCACCGAACTTCGGGCTGCTCATGGCGGCACGGGTGGTGCAGGGGCTCGGGGCGGCGTCGGTACCGGTGCTCGCGGCGGCGCTGCTCAGCGCCCGGTTGCCCGCGGACCGGCGCGGCCGGGCGCTGGGCAGGCTGGCCGGCACCTCGGCGCTGCTGTCCGCGCTCGGCCCGCTGGTCGGCGGCGCGCTGACCACCGCGGGCGGCTGGCGGGCGGCCGTCGCGTTGCCGGCCATCGGCCTGCTGGCAGTGCCCTACCTGTGGCGGCGCTCGGCCGTCCGCGGCGACGGGATCCGGCCCGACCTGGTGGGCGCCGTGATCGTGGCGACCGCGGTGACCGGGCTGGTGCTGCTCGTCCAGTCCCCGAGCGCGGGAACCGCCGCCGCGGTGGTGGGTGCGGTACTGCTCGCGCTCGGGGTCCCGGCGACCGCGGCCTGGGTCCGGCGCCGGCCCGACGGCTTCCTCCCCCGCGCGGTGATCCGCAACCGCGCGGTGGTGCGCAGCGCGGTGTGCGCCGCGATCATCCCGGCCGCCTGGTTCGCGCTGCTGCTGGGCATCCCGCTGGAGCTGGCCGAGCGCGGCTGGACGCCGTTGGCCACCGGACTGGTGCTGGTCCCGTCGGCGGTGGTCGCGCTGGCCTGCCCGTCGCTGTCGGCTCTGCTGCAGTCCACGATCGGCGCCCGGCGCACGCTGACCGCGGCCTGTGTGACGACGACCGTCGGCCTGCTCGTCGCCGTGGCCGGCGTCACCTGGCACCTGCCGTGGGTGCTCGCGATCGCTCCGATGCTGGTGACGCTGGCGTTCGGCACCGGGCAGCCCTCGATGATCGCCGCCGTCGGCGACGCCGTGCCCGACGACCGGCGCAGCGGCGCGATCGGCGTCGCGACGCTCTGTTTCCTGACCGGTGCCGGGATCGGCGCCGCCACGATCGGCGGGTTCGCCCCGGTCGTCGGGCTTCCGCTGGCGCTCGTGCTGCTCGCGGTGGTGGCGCTGCTCATGAGCGCCGTCGCCGGCTACGCGCGTTCCACCTGA
- a CDS encoding M13 family metallopeptidase yields the protein MTTTEPAPGTRRSGLDLTWVDPEVRPQDDLFAHVNGRWLATHEIPEDRAQDGAFRVLRDRAEEQVRAIVEECAAGSAEPGTDARRIGDLYRSFMDTERVEQLGVAPLRPLLDEIHAATGKAELAAVLGRRQREGRAALFGEFIATDLKDSSRYLVNLNQSGLGLPDEAYYREDGSAEIRAAYIEHLQRLAELVGLAEPARVAEQVMELETALAAASWDNVTNRDAEKTYTLFTREQLRASAPGFDWAEWEAALGVPAHSYDEVIVRQPSFVTEAGALWADRPLEQWQAWLALHVTSACADHLSSDLVEEDFAFYGRTLSGTPELRERWKRGVSLVEGAIGEAVAQIYVQRHFPPKAKERIEQLVANVVEAYRQSITTLDWMSPETRERALDKLGKFTPKVGYPEAWKDYSALRIDPADLLGNAGRAAEWRHDHEYSKLGGPVDHQEWLMTPQTVNAYYHPRLNEIVFPAAILQPPFFDADADDAANYGGIGAVIGHEIGHGFDDQGSRYDGDGNLTDWWETADRTEFESRAQMLIDQYSALSPKGLPDHKVNGALTVGENIGDLGGLTIALKAYAIANEGGEPPVIDGLTGEQRVLFGWAQVWRAVTRDAEAIRRLATDPHSPPDLRCNAVVTNLDTFHEAFEVTEDDALFTEPGRRVRIW from the coding sequence ATGACGACCACCGAGCCCGCTCCGGGAACCCGGCGCTCCGGCCTCGACCTGACCTGGGTCGATCCGGAGGTGCGCCCGCAGGACGACCTGTTCGCCCACGTCAACGGCCGGTGGCTGGCGACCCACGAGATCCCCGAGGACCGCGCACAGGACGGCGCCTTCCGGGTGCTGCGCGATCGCGCCGAGGAGCAGGTGCGGGCGATCGTCGAGGAGTGCGCCGCGGGCTCCGCCGAGCCGGGGACCGACGCCCGCCGGATCGGCGACCTCTACCGCTCGTTCATGGACACCGAGCGGGTCGAGCAGCTCGGTGTGGCGCCGCTGCGGCCGCTGCTCGACGAGATCCACGCCGCCACCGGCAAGGCCGAGCTGGCCGCCGTGCTGGGCCGCCGCCAGCGGGAGGGTCGGGCGGCACTGTTCGGCGAGTTCATCGCCACCGACCTGAAGGACTCGTCCCGCTACCTGGTGAACCTCAACCAGTCCGGGCTGGGCCTGCCCGACGAGGCGTACTACCGCGAGGACGGCTCCGCCGAGATCCGCGCCGCCTACATCGAGCACCTGCAGCGCCTCGCCGAGCTGGTCGGACTCGCCGAGCCGGCCAGGGTCGCCGAGCAGGTGATGGAGCTGGAGACGGCGCTGGCCGCCGCGAGCTGGGACAATGTCACCAACCGGGACGCCGAGAAGACCTACACCCTGTTCACCCGCGAGCAGCTCCGGGCGAGCGCGCCCGGTTTCGACTGGGCCGAGTGGGAGGCGGCGCTGGGCGTGCCCGCGCACTCCTACGACGAGGTGATCGTCCGGCAGCCGAGCTTCGTCACCGAGGCGGGCGCGCTGTGGGCGGACCGGCCGCTGGAGCAGTGGCAGGCCTGGCTCGCCCTGCACGTGACGTCCGCCTGCGCCGACCACCTCTCGTCGGACCTGGTCGAGGAGGACTTCGCGTTCTACGGCCGCACCCTGTCCGGCACCCCGGAGCTGCGGGAGCGCTGGAAGCGGGGCGTGTCGCTGGTCGAGGGCGCGATCGGCGAGGCCGTCGCGCAGATCTACGTGCAGCGGCACTTCCCGCCGAAGGCGAAGGAGCGCATCGAGCAGCTGGTCGCCAACGTCGTCGAGGCGTACCGGCAGTCGATCACGACGCTGGACTGGATGAGCCCGGAGACCCGCGAGCGGGCGCTGGACAAGCTCGGCAAGTTCACCCCGAAGGTCGGCTACCCGGAGGCCTGGAAGGACTACTCGGCTCTCCGGATCGACCCGGCCGATCTACTCGGCAACGCCGGCCGGGCCGCGGAGTGGCGGCACGACCACGAGTACTCGAAGCTCGGCGGGCCGGTGGACCACCAGGAGTGGTTGATGACCCCGCAGACGGTCAACGCCTACTACCACCCGCGGCTCAACGAGATCGTCTTCCCGGCCGCGATCCTGCAGCCCCCGTTCTTCGACGCCGACGCCGACGACGCGGCCAACTACGGCGGCATCGGTGCGGTGATCGGGCACGAGATCGGCCACGGGTTCGACGATCAGGGCTCCCGCTACGACGGCGATGGCAACCTCACCGACTGGTGGGAGACCGCCGACCGGACGGAGTTCGAGTCCCGCGCACAGATGCTGATCGACCAGTACTCGGCGCTGTCGCCGAAGGGCCTGCCCGACCACAAGGTCAACGGCGCCCTCACCGTCGGCGAGAACATCGGCGACCTCGGCGGCCTGACGATCGCACTCAAGGCGTACGCGATCGCCAACGAGGGCGGCGAGCCCCCGGTGATCGACGGGCTGACCGGCGAGCAGCGGGTGCTGTTCGGCTGGGCACAGGTGTGGCGGGCGGTCACCCGCGACGCCGAGGCGATCCGCCGGCTGGCGACCGACCCGCACTCGCCGCCGGACCTGCGCTGCAACGCGGTGGTGACGAACCTGGACACCTTCCACGAGGCGTTCGAGGTCACCGAGGACGACGCCCTGTTCACCGAGCCGGGCAGGCGCGTCCGGATCTGGTGA
- a CDS encoding DoxX family protein → MRPLPAPVSDIALLVARILLGVVLVAHGVQKLGGGVGGVAEGFSGMGIPLPTLSALFVITVETLGGLLLIAGAATTVAGLATVVAMVGAFLFAHLGLTVFVSDGGWELVGVIAALALALAAAGPGRFSVDHLLASRRVPGAVSGGRVAAHRA, encoded by the coding sequence ATGCGCCCGCTCCCCGCGCCCGTGTCCGACATCGCCCTGCTGGTCGCCCGGATCCTGCTCGGCGTCGTGCTCGTCGCGCACGGTGTCCAGAAGCTTGGCGGCGGTGTCGGCGGTGTCGCCGAGGGCTTCTCCGGCATGGGGATCCCGCTCCCGACGTTGTCCGCGCTGTTCGTGATCACCGTCGAGACGCTCGGCGGGCTCCTGCTGATCGCCGGTGCCGCGACGACCGTCGCCGGACTGGCGACCGTGGTCGCGATGGTGGGGGCCTTCCTGTTCGCGCACCTCGGGCTCACCGTGTTCGTGTCCGACGGTGGCTGGGAGCTGGTCGGCGTGATCGCCGCGCTGGCCCTCGCGCTCGCCGCGGCCGGTCCCGGCCGGTTCTCGGTGGATCACCTGCTGGCCTCGCGCCGCGTCCCGGGCGCCGTGAGCGGTGGCCGGGTGGCCGCCCACCGGGCCTGA
- a CDS encoding HNH endonuclease codes for MPDADQPDVDEPGFPRIDLALVQLVIEHAARATEPSGCTEAELIDQIQQIESLQHSVAALQSSRIRAFAREHVGNGIAAGRTDPERLERGAVAQVALACHTSPAEARSRIRAARDLRAGLDHVREVFTSGGLSATKVAAVVAACSDLDPAERARVDARLAHHDLTRLGIGRLRDLVRRLAAEIAPEKFRARVEAARAERRVTLRPAPDAMVYLTGYLPVEQGAACLAALQKAFVQASVDPAPLTRSRGQVLADTVVERLTGRATATDVDIDVQVVVPVEALLDPGSPLPAEVPGHGPVPVELLATSTGRKTVRRLLTRAGTVIGGDSRSRSFTGLLGLLVRARGGNRCTEPYCDAPIRHVDHIRRVADGGRTTLDNGRGTCEFHNHVREQPGWQVQRTPDGVRTTTPTGHTYLAPGRAAAVTRSGRACPAR; via the coding sequence ATGCCGGATGCCGACCAGCCGGATGTCGACGAGCCCGGATTCCCACGCATCGATCTCGCTCTCGTCCAGCTGGTGATCGAGCACGCCGCCCGCGCCACCGAGCCGTCGGGCTGCACCGAGGCGGAACTGATCGACCAGATCCAGCAGATCGAGTCGCTGCAGCACTCCGTCGCTGCGCTGCAGTCCTCCCGGATCCGCGCGTTCGCCCGTGAGCACGTCGGCAACGGCATCGCCGCCGGGCGCACCGATCCGGAGCGCCTGGAGCGGGGCGCAGTCGCTCAGGTGGCACTGGCCTGTCACACCTCGCCGGCCGAGGCGCGCTCCCGGATCCGGGCCGCCCGGGACCTGCGGGCGGGGCTCGACCACGTCCGTGAGGTGTTCACCTCCGGCGGGCTGAGCGCCACCAAGGTCGCCGCGGTGGTGGCAGCCTGCTCCGATCTCGACCCCGCCGAGCGCGCCCGGGTCGACGCCCGGCTCGCACACCACGATCTGACTCGCCTGGGCATCGGGCGGCTCCGTGATCTCGTCCGCCGGCTCGCCGCGGAGATCGCGCCGGAGAAGTTCCGGGCCCGGGTCGAGGCCGCCCGCGCCGAGCGCCGCGTCACGCTGCGCCCGGCACCGGATGCGATGGTCTACCTGACCGGCTACCTCCCCGTCGAGCAGGGTGCTGCCTGCCTGGCCGCCCTGCAGAAGGCGTTCGTGCAGGCCTCGGTCGATCCGGCGCCGCTGACCCGCAGCCGGGGGCAGGTGCTGGCCGACACCGTCGTCGAGCGTCTCACGGGCCGGGCCACCGCGACCGATGTCGACATCGACGTGCAGGTCGTGGTGCCGGTGGAGGCCCTGCTCGATCCCGGATCGCCACTGCCCGCCGAGGTCCCCGGCCACGGCCCCGTCCCGGTCGAGCTGCTCGCCACCAGCACCGGCCGGAAGACGGTGCGGCGGCTGCTCACCCGGGCGGGCACCGTGATCGGTGGCGACTCACGCAGCCGCAGCTTCACCGGATTGCTGGGCCTGCTGGTCCGGGCGCGGGGCGGCAACCGCTGCACCGAGCCGTACTGCGACGCACCGATCCGGCACGTCGACCACATCCGGCGGGTCGCCGACGGTGGCCGCACCACACTCGACAACGGGCGTGGCACCTGCGAGTTCCACAACCATGTCCGCGAGCAGCCGGGGTGGCAGGTCCAGCGCACCCCCGACGGGGTGCGCACCACCACCCCGACCGGGCACACCTATCTCGCGCCTGGGCGGGCAGCGGCCGTCACCAGATCCGGACGCGCCTGCCCGGCTCGGTGA
- a CDS encoding threonine synthase, translated as MPDHSTLSHLECSREGTRHDADVVQGTSPAGAPLLARYDLDRARSSVTPAEIAGRPPDLWRYHELLPVRDPAQVVTMGEGMTPLLPLPRAGARLGLPRLLMKDEGLIPTGAFKARGAAVGVSRAAELGVRAVAMPTNGNAGAAWACYAARAGLGALIAMPVDAPEITRREVVVSGAELYLVDGLIGDAGRLVADAVARRSGYQDTSTLREPYRLEGKKTMGYEIAEQLGWRAPDVILYPTGGGVGIIAIHKALQEMRELGWLTGPMPRLVAVQAAGCAPIVDAFDAGLRTSEAPADPHTVAFGITVPKALGDFLVLDAVYATGGTAVAVTDDELLAAQHALARDEGTWICPEGAACVAAAGRLRESGWLDGGDEVVVLNTGSGLLYPDTVVAEPPVLAKDGIIP; from the coding sequence GTGCCCGACCACTCGACCCTGTCCCACCTGGAGTGCTCCCGCGAGGGAACCCGGCACGACGCCGACGTCGTCCAGGGCACCTCCCCCGCCGGCGCCCCGCTGCTCGCCCGCTACGACCTCGACCGCGCTCGATCGTCGGTCACCCCGGCCGAGATCGCCGGCCGACCGCCCGACCTGTGGCGCTACCACGAGTTGCTCCCGGTGCGTGATCCCGCGCAGGTGGTCACGATGGGCGAGGGAATGACCCCGCTGCTGCCGCTCCCCCGGGCCGGGGCACGTCTCGGCCTGCCGCGGCTGCTGATGAAGGACGAGGGGCTGATCCCGACCGGCGCCTTCAAGGCGCGCGGCGCCGCGGTCGGCGTCTCCCGTGCCGCCGAGCTCGGTGTGCGCGCGGTCGCGATGCCGACCAACGGCAACGCCGGCGCGGCCTGGGCCTGCTACGCGGCCCGCGCCGGGCTCGGCGCCCTGATCGCGATGCCGGTAGACGCCCCGGAGATCACCCGCCGCGAGGTCGTCGTCTCCGGTGCCGAGCTCTACCTGGTGGACGGCCTGATCGGGGACGCAGGCCGGCTGGTCGCCGACGCCGTCGCCCGGCGCTCCGGCTACCAGGACACCTCGACGCTGCGGGAGCCGTACCGGCTCGAGGGCAAGAAGACGATGGGCTACGAGATCGCCGAGCAGCTCGGCTGGCGGGCCCCGGACGTCATCCTGTACCCGACCGGCGGCGGTGTCGGGATCATCGCGATCCACAAGGCGCTGCAGGAGATGCGCGAGCTGGGCTGGCTGACCGGGCCGATGCCCCGGCTGGTGGCGGTGCAGGCCGCCGGGTGCGCCCCGATCGTCGACGCGTTCGACGCCGGTCTGCGCACCTCCGAGGCCCCGGCCGATCCGCACACGGTCGCGTTCGGCATCACCGTGCCCAAGGCACTGGGCGACTTCCTCGTGCTGGACGCGGTGTACGCCACCGGCGGCACGGCCGTCGCCGTCACCGACGACGAACTGCTGGCCGCCCAGCACGCACTGGCCCGGGACGAGGGCACCTGGATCTGCCCGGAGGGTGCGGCCTGCGTGGCCGCGGCCGGCCGGCTGCGCGAGTCGGGCTGGCTGGACGGGGGCGATGAGGTCGTCGTCCTCAACACCGGCAGCGGGCTGCTCTACCCGGACACAGTCGTCGCCGAACCCCCGGTGCTGGCGAAGGACGGGATCATCCCCTGA
- a CDS encoding TauD/TfdA dioxygenase family protein: MTIQLDSPVTRPRSTPAVDLLEGERLLCRLPGDGPDRPYELFTVTPLGRTLGAEITGVDLRTVPAGELRAELHRALLEWKVLFFPGQDLSSAQQRDFGAAWGELETNPMLDAGDTADVVRFGAGARTFENIWHADTTFRESPAMGAVLRMVQIPPFGGDTLWADMAAAYDNLSAEVKATIDDAVAVHDMVPGFARFLDPAKLERLEDRFPPVTHPVVRSHPETGRRTLNVNASFTTRIVGLPAAESDALLRHLFAQAHVPEYQVRYRWTDGTLAFWDNRATQHYAVGDYHPHRRVAERVAIAGDRPF; this comes from the coding sequence GTGACTATCCAGCTCGACTCGCCGGTCACCCGGCCCCGGTCCACTCCCGCCGTCGATCTTCTCGAGGGTGAGCGGCTGCTGTGCCGCCTGCCCGGCGACGGCCCGGACCGACCGTACGAGCTGTTCACCGTCACCCCGCTCGGCCGCACCCTCGGCGCCGAGATCACCGGCGTCGACCTGCGGACCGTCCCGGCCGGCGAGCTGCGCGCCGAGCTGCACCGCGCGCTGCTGGAGTGGAAGGTGCTGTTCTTCCCCGGGCAGGACCTGAGCAGCGCCCAGCAGCGCGACTTCGGCGCGGCGTGGGGGGAGCTGGAGACCAACCCGATGCTCGACGCCGGCGACACCGCCGACGTCGTCCGGTTCGGCGCCGGGGCGCGGACCTTCGAGAACATCTGGCACGCCGACACCACGTTCCGGGAGTCGCCCGCGATGGGGGCGGTGCTGCGGATGGTGCAGATCCCGCCGTTCGGCGGCGACACGCTGTGGGCCGACATGGCCGCCGCCTACGACAACCTGTCCGCCGAGGTGAAGGCCACGATCGACGACGCCGTCGCGGTGCACGACATGGTGCCCGGATTCGCGCGGTTCCTGGACCCGGCGAAGCTGGAGCGGCTCGAGGACCGGTTCCCGCCGGTCACCCACCCGGTCGTCCGGAGCCACCCGGAGACCGGCCGCCGCACGCTGAACGTGAACGCATCGTTCACCACCCGCATCGTCGGCCTGCCGGCCGCGGAGTCCGACGCGCTGCTGCGGCACCTGTTCGCCCAGGCGCACGTGCCCGAGTACCAGGTCCGGTACCGGTGGACCGATGGCACGCTCGCGTTCTGGGACAACCGGGCCACCCAGCACTACGCGGTCGGCGACTACCACCCGCACCGGCGGGTCGCCGAGCGTGTCGCGATCGCGGGGGACCGGCCCTTCTGA
- a CDS encoding LuxR C-terminal-related transcriptional regulator — protein sequence MTAPEPAGRTVPPHVSTRFRAPTHVHNVIERRRLLDRLRADGATRLVVIHAPAGYGKTTLAVQRLREVESGGALVAWLGLHDDDNAPHWFLSHLLGAVRTVLPDAEESLRDLAELIEQNAEDTQRYVLSTLLELLGAAAAPVVLTFDDWHLIDDAAVHHALVHLLDFAPSNLSVVLTSRRRPRLPLSRLRVRGQLVEIDADALRFDLAEAREFLVELNGLTLHGDDVARLSAGTDGWVAALQLVSLSLRDCADPEALIRGFSGRHHSVGEYLTENVLDALPADLLDALLTTSVCDRLCGDLASELTGRTDGQAVLEELEIRNLFLRPLDDEREWFRYHHLFADHLRRRLRRDHPDRVAVLHLRASDWFARAGLAPEAVSHALAAGEVGRATDLVEQHAMSFVEHSRMVSLLGLMNRLPSTAADDRPRLLMAVAWANCLLQRTAAAQAALDLLRSALPRGDAGMEIEADVVQACIDIYNDRTDRAEGLVRRSLDRPWEHRPWVVAVGANIQTFCDFHATRHGMARERQRWARPFHDRTTGSFAAVYGRCFAGIAALSQLAVDAAEEHLTDAVELARSSAGQRSHAARLAAAMLGELHYMRGRIDAAERLLEECGELGAESGVVEFMAAGYALRARVRARRGAVAEAAELLAEGAQVAERLGLVRLRAAIGAERIVQLLDAGKVRDARRVAQELPDGSCRHGGIAEAIDRLRTSSLAAVLSAEGDHEGAAALLENLVGADTERGCIRSAAVLSVQLAGVQERAALRMAAERTLAGALDRVLTERVPQIVRDGGPSVRAVVERLVVRARAGTWPVGRSPFPEQLETLLGERVATVTTASVDLTGRELEILRMLDVGRTNQQVARSLSVTVNTVKWYLKNIYGKLGAGNRTEAVSVARRHGLLA from the coding sequence ATGACGGCTCCGGAGCCGGCAGGTCGCACGGTTCCACCCCACGTCTCCACGCGCTTCCGTGCGCCGACCCACGTGCACAACGTGATCGAACGCCGGCGCCTGCTCGACCGGCTGCGCGCCGACGGGGCGACCCGGCTGGTCGTCATCCACGCACCGGCCGGATACGGCAAGACGACGCTGGCCGTGCAGCGGCTGCGCGAGGTGGAGTCCGGTGGCGCGCTGGTCGCCTGGCTCGGCCTGCACGACGACGACAACGCCCCGCACTGGTTCCTGTCGCACCTGCTCGGCGCGGTGCGCACGGTGCTGCCCGATGCCGAGGAGTCGCTGCGGGACCTCGCCGAGCTGATCGAGCAGAACGCCGAGGACACCCAGCGTTACGTGCTGTCCACGCTCCTGGAGCTGCTCGGCGCGGCCGCCGCACCGGTCGTGCTGACCTTTGACGACTGGCATCTGATCGACGACGCCGCGGTGCACCACGCGCTGGTGCACCTGCTCGACTTCGCCCCGTCCAACCTCTCGGTGGTGCTGACCAGCCGGCGGCGCCCCCGGCTGCCGCTGTCCCGGCTGCGGGTGCGCGGTCAGCTGGTCGAGATCGACGCGGACGCGCTGCGCTTCGACCTGGCCGAGGCCCGCGAGTTCCTGGTCGAGCTGAACGGGCTCACGCTCCACGGCGACGACGTCGCCCGGCTCTCGGCGGGCACCGACGGCTGGGTCGCCGCGCTGCAGCTGGTGTCGCTGTCGCTGCGCGACTGCGCCGATCCGGAGGCGCTGATCCGCGGCTTCTCCGGCCGGCACCACTCGGTGGGGGAGTACCTGACCGAGAACGTCCTGGACGCGCTGCCGGCGGACCTCCTCGACGCACTGCTGACGACGTCGGTCTGTGACCGGCTCTGCGGTGATCTCGCGAGTGAGCTGACCGGGCGCACCGACGGCCAAGCGGTGCTGGAGGAGCTGGAGATCCGCAACCTGTTCCTGCGGCCGCTCGACGACGAGCGTGAGTGGTTCCGCTACCACCATCTGTTCGCCGACCACCTGCGACGACGGCTGCGGCGCGACCACCCGGACCGGGTCGCGGTGCTGCACCTGCGGGCGAGCGACTGGTTCGCCCGGGCCGGGCTCGCCCCGGAGGCGGTCAGTCACGCGCTCGCCGCGGGCGAGGTGGGCCGGGCCACCGACCTGGTCGAGCAGCACGCGATGTCGTTCGTCGAGCACAGCCGGATGGTCAGCCTGCTCGGGCTGATGAACCGGCTCCCGTCGACGGCCGCCGACGACCGTCCTCGCCTGCTGATGGCGGTGGCATGGGCGAACTGCCTGCTCCAGCGCACCGCCGCGGCGCAGGCCGCGCTGGACCTGCTGCGGTCGGCGCTGCCCCGGGGCGACGCCGGGATGGAGATCGAGGCGGACGTCGTGCAGGCGTGCATCGACATCTACAACGACCGCACCGACCGGGCCGAGGGCCTGGTCCGGCGCAGCCTCGACCGGCCGTGGGAGCACCGGCCGTGGGTGGTCGCGGTCGGGGCGAACATCCAGACCTTCTGCGACTTCCATGCGACCCGGCACGGCATGGCCCGCGAACGCCAGCGCTGGGCGCGCCCGTTCCACGACCGCACGACCGGATCGTTCGCGGCCGTGTACGGGCGGTGCTTCGCCGGTATCGCCGCGTTGTCCCAGCTGGCCGTCGACGCGGCCGAGGAGCACCTCACCGACGCCGTCGAGCTGGCCAGGAGCTCGGCCGGGCAACGTTCGCACGCGGCCCGGCTGGCGGCCGCGATGCTCGGCGAGCTGCACTACATGCGCGGCCGGATCGACGCGGCCGAGCGGCTGCTGGAGGAGTGCGGAGAGCTGGGTGCGGAGAGCGGCGTCGTCGAGTTCATGGCCGCCGGGTACGCGCTGCGGGCCCGGGTCCGGGCCCGCCGCGGTGCCGTCGCGGAGGCCGCCGAGCTGCTCGCCGAGGGCGCGCAGGTCGCCGAGCGGCTCGGGCTCGTCCGGCTGCGGGCCGCGATCGGGGCGGAGCGCATCGTGCAGCTGCTCGACGCCGGCAAGGTCCGCGACGCCCGCCGGGTCGCACAGGAGCTGCCCGACGGATCGTGCCGGCACGGCGGGATCGCCGAGGCGATCGACCGGCTCCGCACCTCCTCGCTGGCCGCGGTGCTGTCCGCGGAGGGCGATCACGAGGGTGCGGCCGCGCTGCTGGAGAACCTGGTCGGAGCCGACACCGAACGCGGCTGCATCCGGTCGGCGGCCGTGCTGTCGGTGCAGCTCGCCGGGGTGCAGGAACGGGCCGCGCTGCGGATGGCGGCCGAGCGGACGCTGGCCGGTGCGCTGGACCGGGTCCTCACCGAGCGGGTGCCGCAGATCGTCCGGGACGGCGGGCCGTCCGTCCGGGCGGTGGTGGAGCGGCTCGTCGTGCGGGCCAGGGCCGGTACCTGGCCGGTCGGCAGGTCACCGTTCCCCGAGCAGCTCGAGACGCTGCTCGGGGAACGGGTCGCCACCGTGACCACCGCGTCGGTGGATCTCACCGGCCGGGAGCTGGAGATCCTGCGGATGCTCGACGTCGGCCGGACCAACCAGCAGGTGGCCCGGTCGCTGTCGGTCACCGTGAACACGGTGAAGTGGTACCTGAAGAACATCTACGGCAAGCTCGGCGCCGGCAACCGGACCGAGGCCGTCTCGGTCGCCCGCCGGCACGGGCTGCTGGCCTGA
- a CDS encoding NAD(P)-dependent alcohol dehydrogenase — MSGTMRAFVMTEVGRTAVVEKPIPVPGPEEAVVRTTAALICTSDVHTVKGALPVADGATLGHEAVGVVHALGSAVEGFTEGQRVAVNAVTPCFRCDYCQRGDTSQCGGPLGGYRYTAQIDGNMAEYFIVPAAKGNLAPIPDELSDEKAAYACDMLSTGIMGAENAAIEIGDTVAVFAQGPVGLCATIGAHRLGAGRIIAVESRPERQALAKQFGADDIVDFTAGDPVEQIMDITGGVGVDAAIEAFGFPQTFEACLRVTKAGGRVSNIGYHGENPNPLQIPLDAFGLGMNGKSIRTGLCTGGNLRMQRLFRLMLSDRVDPTPMTTHRFGFDRIEEAFELMASKSDNVIKPLVTF, encoded by the coding sequence ATGAGCGGGACGATGCGTGCGTTCGTCATGACCGAGGTCGGCCGGACGGCCGTGGTCGAGAAGCCGATCCCGGTGCCCGGACCGGAGGAGGCGGTCGTCCGGACGACCGCGGCCCTGATCTGCACCTCCGACGTGCACACCGTGAAGGGCGCGCTCCCGGTCGCCGACGGAGCGACACTGGGCCACGAAGCGGTCGGCGTGGTGCACGCGCTCGGCTCCGCCGTCGAGGGGTTCACCGAGGGACAGCGGGTCGCCGTCAACGCCGTCACCCCCTGTTTCCGCTGTGACTACTGTCAACGCGGCGACACCAGCCAGTGCGGCGGACCGCTCGGCGGGTACCGCTACACCGCGCAGATCGACGGCAACATGGCCGAGTACTTCATCGTCCCGGCGGCGAAGGGGAACCTGGCCCCCATCCCGGACGAGCTGTCCGACGAGAAGGCCGCCTACGCCTGCGACATGCTCTCCACCGGCATCATGGGCGCGGAGAACGCGGCGATCGAGATCGGCGACACGGTGGCCGTGTTCGCCCAGGGCCCGGTCGGGTTGTGCGCGACGATCGGCGCGCACCGGCTCGGCGCCGGCCGGATCATCGCCGTCGAGTCCCGGCCGGAGCGCCAGGCGCTGGCCAAGCAGTTCGGCGCCGACGACATCGTCGACTTCACCGCGGGCGACCCGGTCGAGCAGATCATGGACATCACCGGCGGGGTCGGTGTCGACGCCGCGATCGAGGCGTTCGGCTTCCCGCAGACCTTCGAGGCGTGCCTGCGGGTGACCAAGGCCGGTGGCCGGGTCTCCAACATCGGCTACCACGGCGAGAACCCGAACCCGCTGCAGATCCCGCTGGACGCGTTCGGTCTCGGGATGAACGGCAAGTCCATCCGGACCGGGCTGTGCACCGGCGGCAACCTGCGCATGCAGCGGCTGTTCCGGCTGATGCTCTCCGACCGGGTCGACCCGACGCCGATGACCACCCACCGGTTCGGCTTCGACCGGATCGAGGAGGCATTCGAGCTGATGGCGTCCAAGTCCGACAACGTGATCAAGCCGCTGGTCACCTTCTGA